The sequence below is a genomic window from Uranotaenia lowii strain MFRU-FL chromosome 2, ASM2978415v1, whole genome shotgun sequence.
TGTAAAACTATTCATCCATAACTATCCGACTGCTTCCAGGTTCCTTGAATCGCAAGACTTCCAGCCGAGCGTGGCAAAACGCTACATAGATCACGGTTTCATTTTGAATCTATTGGAGCTTTTCGATTCGGAAGATCCGCGTGAACGTGATTTTCTGAAGACAGTGCTGCATCGGGTGTATGGCAAGTTTCTCGGCCTTCGTGCGTTCATACGCAAGCAAATCAATAACATTTTCTACAAGTTTATCTACGAAACGGAACATCATAACGGAATAGCCGAGCTTTTGGAGATTCTTGGAAGTATTATTAACGGTTTCGCTTTGCCACTTAAGGAGGAGCACAAGCAGTTTCTGCTCAAGGTTCTACTACCATTACATAAGGTGAAAAGTTTGTCCGTCTACCATCCGCAGCTGGCTTACTGCGTggtacaatttttggaaaaagatcCCAGCCTGACACAGCCCGTCATCAAATGCCTTCTAAAGTTCTGGCCAAAAACGCACAGTCCAAAAGAGGTGATGTTTCTGAACGAACTGGAGGAGATTCTGGATGTTATCGAGCCGGCCGAATTTCAAAAAGTGATGGAACCCTTGTTCCGCCAGATTGCAAAGTGTGTGGCCAGTCCACACTTCCAGGTGGCCGAGAGAGCACTCTATTACTGGAACAATGAATACATAATGTCATTGATTTCGGAAAATTCCAAGGTTATTCTGCCCATTATGCTACCGGCCCTgaacagcaacagcaaaaatCACTGGAACAAAACCATCCATGGACTTATCTACAACGCGATAAAGCTGTTCATGGAGATGAATCAGATGCTGTTCGACGAATGTCACCGAAAATACACGGCAGAACAACAGAACGAGAAGGAAAAACTTAGCCGACGGGAGGAACTTTGGCAGCAAGTGGAGAATCTCGCCCGACAACATCCGACGTATTCAAAGTTCGCTGAAGATGATGGAGTTATACGGTCTACTAATAACGCTGGTGCTTCTCTGTCGGGCGAGCTGGTCCTCGCGTTCGGTGGCAGCAGTCCCAAATCGCCGGCAACGACAGGACTCCAGCACAACACCTAAAAGCACCAGAACCGGGTATGTCTTTAACTCTCAGCTGTGGAATACAAAAACACATGCACTGTTCTTTTTTAGCAAGTACCTTTTTTCATACACGAACGAGCAAATGTGGAACATATTAAAATTAGCAAACATTTTTTGAGATGCGCCGTGCTGGACAAcgtttttaacatttgaatACGCTACCTGTAGGAAGAAAaataattacacaaaaaaatagAAGCTGAGCGCTGTTGAAATTATATATTATACTATACTTattgaagaagaagaaagagaaaaaaaatgttgcattACCCCAGAAATAAACTTGCATGTTGTTACacggataattaaaaaaaaaaagcagaaaaagGTGAACAATAACAGCATAGGGCGACAGTTGTTTTGCTTGGCGTggattattttgcatttttaatgaCATTAAACATTGAATTACaaactttactttttttgttgtttaaatcTGTTCTGCAGTTCGTTCGATGTGACACTGAACGCCCATTTTATTAGTTGACGAGCGTTAAAGGGAGGTCATCATGTTCGTAAACCAAATGTTGGTAAAATTGATttcaacatgataaaaaaatctcatctcTTGACAATTGCTTCAGATTGAAACATAGTTTCGCGTTTCGCGGAGAAATTTGACCAGTTGGTGCAACGTGTATTTTGTATGTTGCTCATGTGTTGAAGCCCGCTTAAAGAGATTAGAAACACTTACAAATTGTGGTAGCTAAACTAGTTGGAAAATacagacagaaatgaaaaaaactgcTTAAAGTGGTTTTCGCAGTAACGAACGACCGAATGGTTCAAATTTCTTGTATAAAATAGTGACAACGATAAAATGGGCATTCCTTTTGTTGTAGCATGCAATCTgtaagaacaatttttcaaatagtagCGCCCTGAAAGAAAAGAAGCTATTATAAAACTAACGATACCACTCTTATTACTCTTTAAGACACAAGACTTTACCTGTACTATTACTCTTATTACGAGATAAAACATAAGCAGCGCAAAAGCAAGCAAACTCTGTTGTGCAAATGCAATTTGCAACGATTTATATAACAAAGGATAAAGATAATGCAAAGCCACGCAAGGAGACACAACACAAGCAATGACTTGCGTAGTTTCATGTCAGAATAGTCCTTTCGAAGGAcacaacaaaaaagttataatgcTTAATCTATGGGACTAGAGTAAATTCTatataattttcttttctatGCAACTCTGTACTCGTGGAAAACACAAAACTACAAGGACGGaagtaaaaataatgaatgaaaGTCTAAGATTGCTGTAACTACTattgtttctcatttttttggaacaaattcAACACACACACAAATTAATAATACCTACTATTCCAAATATGCCCAGAAGGTTAGGTTAAAACAcattatgaaactttaaaaaaggaAGCGACAAACTTCTTCCCGAcaagaaaacagaaaactcacacacaacacaaaacactaccctaaaaaaatcaaaaacacacGTCACAACTGTCGAGTGTTGGCCGCTGcctgaaaataacgaaaatacaCGATCGTGGGGGAAATCGAAGGGATGAAACAAGTGTACGATTATTAGTGTCCTCCATGTACTAATACTAactgtaaaataaaaacaattaatacAGGACCGGAAAAGCAACATAAAGAGCACAAGAGCATATTATAGAACGAATGTAATCGACTTTGGCAGGAATGAcagcaatcagcagcaacaaaaTTATGATTGTTAGTTTTTTCACTAATAAAACGGCGCTGAGAACGGCTAAAAAATGTAGTTCTTTGTATAATTTGTTTTCTTAACCAAATGGGGGTAGAATGACAGCAGATGGGTCGTGATTTGGTTGTTTTATCACCaaactaagaaaaaagttaacaaattttgaaataaaaattcgattttaaaaaaaccttgataagtgaaattaaacttaaacttaattttataattttaacattCTTTTGCTATATATAAGGGTATTCCATCATTTATTAAACCAACCAATAAGTTAGAAGCTACATGTTACTcatattcaatattttgtttttaagatcatgacaacgaaaaatttaaaagtggaCTGCAAGGTCGAcgtaatttgataaattttggcaTCATTACACCATTTTCTAAAATAgcagttttcaaactttttctaaaTCTCATTTTCTAAGATGTATATTAATAAAACTTTCtctgaatttttataaaattagtgcaagatttttgcaataaaattatGTGTAACAGTTCGGTATTTATTAGACCTCCCATCTGTCGATCACATTAGACCGGTTCAAAACAGTGGCGAGAAAAGAATTCGTGTACCACTCAGGATCCCAGATAGTGGTACGAAGGCGAGTTCTTCGAGTCGTCCGGAAATGCAAAGGAGAAGGAAGCAGTCTCGGCGAGAGGAAGCGCCTCACGCGATCGTATTGCCTTGCCCGTGTCGGCAGGGTGCACCGgccttttttgtaaaacatgGTACGGATCGAAGCCCCTTGGATCGCAGAGGGCGTCGTCTAGCAGGATAGCTGCAAAATCCGGTAGTTCAGTGGTCGAATACTAAACTGAAACACTTGAAGCTTCCACACGCCAGCAGCACCAGCAGCTTTAGGATGTCCGGTGCCCGAGCTTGCTGGTAAACATCAACTCATCATCACAACCAACAACCCGGCGGTAGAAGGATAATGGCGTTGAGCAAGTAAAACCGACAACAAGAAGCTGAACATTTTGTGCAGCGTGCGTCAGATGATGACCGAACATGTGAGTTTTTCCTTTGCTATGATTTACTAAATACATGCGGAATTCTAAACTGCCTTGTTGTGGCCAAACTTGCACTTGTGCGGAGTTATGTAGTTCGTAATTAGAAAATTCAGCACATCTACGTTCACAAGAAAGGCAATTTCATACCTATTCTAGTCAAGTTATTACATTGGCACAGCGAAGCTTAACATAAATATGAAACTTAAATAGAAATGTGCTTTCTGAAGTTTCATTAGTCAgcacaaactatttttttttttcgttttgatagTGGGTggtaaaattggcaaaatgaaTTAACTAAAAAAACGCAGAACGTATTAATCGTCTAGATTGCAgtctttattgatttaaaattcgaaCGGTTGAAGTTGAAATACGAATACAGCTAACACATTGCTGCTAAAATTGCAGCACGTAATGCATTGAGAaacataaaacacaaaaaataaaaacgtaaaAGATTGCGCTAGTGCTGATCCTATAGGTATTAATCACAATGGGAAACCACTAGCTCAGGGATAGCTATCGAATGCTTTGCTTCAGTAAACTTGGTTTCTCTCGGGTAgcagatttttcttttttcgtcaGTAGCGGATCCGGCTGGAAGCAGTTCCACAGTCTAAGCGTTTCATCCGCGCCAGCGCTCATCACAGTGCTTCCGTCCGGAGACATAGCTATCTGCAGTACGCGTCCCGTGTGACCGAGCAAATCGATTTGTTTAGTCATCGATGGATACTTCCATACAGTGAGCTGATTGTTCACGTAACCGTGAGCCGAGATGAGTTCTTTGTAGTTCTTCGAAAAAAGCAAACCACAAACTTGAGACTTAGTGTCTACAGAGTTGATGATTTGACCATTGTTAACATTCCAAAATTTAATGCAGCGATCCGCAGTTCCCCCACCACTGGCCAAAACGTGAGGCTGCCACGGGCACCAGGCAAGTGCCCGGACGGCTGCCTGGTGCTGATTGAACGCAAAAATGGGATCAGCATTTGTGTGAGTAGCTCCGTTGGCTGCACTCCAAACGTGCACCATATTGTCGTTCCCTCCGCTGGCCAGATATTTCCCATCGGTTGACCATTTCAATCCGCACACCTCTTGAGTATGGCTACGAAGAACTGCGACGCTGTGATCACGAGATCGCACATCATGATTTATGATAGAAGCGTCCCGGCTGCCCGAACAAACAATATAGGAATTCCATGCAAGTACCCCAACGCGCCCCACGTGACCGTCCATCACACGGAGACGTTTCATATGTTCACAGTCCCACAGTTCTACCGTTCCAGTACTGGTTCCCACTGCGAGGATATGGCCTTCCTAAAAGCAAAATGAAATGTTTAACAGTTGGGAGATAATTGATGTACACATATACATTTTCAACGCGTTTATACTCACCTGGATCCAACCCAAGGCACATGCATGGTCGCTGCCTTCATTCTCATACAAGATTTCAATGTTACCGGTTGCAGCATTCCAAAGATAAACGGAAGACCCTAGCGCTACGGCGACAACATTATCGCCACTCCAGTCCATCAGGTTCAAATAATAATCGTTGATGATGTCCGGGGCGTCCAAAATTCTCTCCGGGGCGTTCGGAATAAAACGGGATCCACTTTTTGTGGACATGGGTGTTTTGACCGAATAAACCACTTTGAGAGGATTCATGTGTCCATCTGGCGCTGCTGGAGCTTTGACTTGGTACGATAGTACCCGTTTCCGGCTAATATCACATCCTTTCATGGCTTCCGACAGAATCTTGATTCGCTCGGAGTTTCGTGGACTGCCACTTCCCTGGGCCTCTTCACCGCCACTTCCCCCCTCCTGCTCTTGGGTCTCCTTCTTAGCTTCGCTTTGTTTCACAATAAAGTGCCCCAAATCGAAGTCCGTCGTTGCTCGGTTCGGAATGAAACGATCTCCCCCGGATGGTAGCTTTTGGCTGGGCGTTTGACCCTTTGTCGTTTTTCCCGGGGATGTTTTCGATCCGGAACCGCTATGCTTTTTGGGCGTTTTACCTGCACAGGAATTTATAGTTGAACgatcattattcaaaaaaattgaagataatttAAACTGCAAAACTATACGAactacatatttttcaaaaaaaaacttgttagtTGACCGGCATGCATactaatttgttcaatttttttttctatttctgtgcTTTCGTCCGTTCGAATATCGTTAACCTAGCAA
It includes:
- the LOC129748757 gene encoding serine/threonine-protein phosphatase 2A 56 kDa regulatory subunit gamma isoform-like: MPQPDHRDRDIEGNNMTMNDDGNGANSNSLGVTTTSNNNPLLTTNTTTTAAAANGNNGGTNPGNNNGNNKLNNLDKRPSIGANNNGNNESSTTAAVAAAGSRFIIPKTNEIETLPPLKDATLASEREELFIKKIRQCGVLFDFSEPLNDLKYKEIKRCALQEMVEFVGTQHQIITEPIYPEAFQMFAVNLFRTLPPSSNPNGAEFDPEEDEPTLEASWPHLQFVYELFLRFLESQDFQPSVAKRYIDHGFILNLLELFDSEDPRERDFLKTVLHRVYGKFLGLRAFIRKQINNIFYKFIYETEHHNGIAELLEILGSIINGFALPLKEEHKQFLLKVLLPLHKVKSLSVYHPQLAYCVVQFLEKDPSLTQPVIKCLLKFWPKTHSPKEVMFLNELEEILDVIEPAEFQKVMEPLFRQIAKCVASPHFQVAERALYYWNNEYIMSLISENSKVILPIMLPALNSNSKNHWNKTIHGLIYNAIKLFMEMNQMLFDECHRKYTAEQQNEKEKLSRREELWQQVENLARQHPTYSKFAEDDGVIRSTNNAGASLSGELVLAFGGSSPKSPATTGLQHNT
- the LOC129748760 gene encoding cell division cycle protein 20 homolog, whose product is MAQFNYINELNNILTMDGELTKGPAPRWQKKLDMSAASTSFNATGSMNTSRHKLSMSFSNSQQQIPAGTLSGKTPKKHSGSGSKTSPGKTTKGQTPSQKLPSGGDRFIPNRATTDFDLGHFIVKQSEAKKETQEQEGGSGGEEAQGSGSPRNSERIKILSEAMKGCDISRKRVLSYQVKAPAAPDGHMNPLKVVYSVKTPMSTKSGSRFIPNAPERILDAPDIINDYYLNLMDWSGDNVVAVALGSSVYLWNAATGNIEILYENEGSDHACALGWIQEGHILAVGTSTGTVELWDCEHMKRLRVMDGHVGRVGVLAWNSYIVCSGSRDASIINHDVRSRDHSVAVLRSHTQEVCGLKWSTDGKYLASGGNDNMVHVWSAANGATHTNADPIFAFNQHQAAVRALAWCPWQPHVLASGGGTADRCIKFWNVNNGQIINSVDTKSQVCGLLFSKNYKELISAHGYVNNQLTVWKYPSMTKQIDLLGHTGRVLQIAMSPDGSTVMSAGADETLRLWNCFQPDPLLTKKEKSATREKPSLLKQSIR